A region of Halalkaliarchaeum desulfuricum DNA encodes the following proteins:
- a CDS encoding tyrosine-type recombinase/integrase — MTPAAGNSDQFDEITVITEPVRNQLTDRQLLDYRTEREDCLDWLLTFGKNPEKAEGYAVTTVSNRAYRMDQFYRWVWQETDGYTSTITIDHADTYLKHLARQDTTNEHKDTCRKALMMLYKWRHHERGGDPWEPSITFTRRNQTTTPRDYLMQAERRKVREAALEYGSIPSFDSVHGEKRERWKRYLAQRWEKPKSELSRDDWERANNWKIASLTWASLDAALRPIEVERAKTSWVDTENGVLRIPREDASKNSEPWVVGLKTQTSKMLDRWETQRDTIAQYDDTDSLWLTREGNPYGSAALRTVLHRLCDIAGIDIENRKMSWYSIRHSTGTYMAREEDLAAAQSQLRHLDPKSTMKYDQVPVENRKNALDRMG, encoded by the coding sequence ATGACTCCTGCTGCCGGGAACTCCGACCAGTTCGACGAGATCACCGTCATCACCGAACCAGTTCGCAACCAACTCACCGACCGGCAGCTCCTCGATTACCGAACCGAGCGGGAGGACTGTCTGGACTGGCTGTTGACGTTTGGGAAAAACCCGGAGAAAGCCGAGGGATACGCGGTAACGACGGTGTCGAACCGTGCGTATCGCATGGACCAGTTCTACAGGTGGGTGTGGCAGGAAACCGACGGCTATACGTCGACCATTACGATCGATCACGCCGACACGTACCTCAAACACCTTGCCCGGCAGGATACGACGAACGAGCACAAGGACACGTGTCGGAAGGCGTTGATGATGCTGTACAAGTGGCGCCACCACGAGCGGGGTGGTGATCCTTGGGAGCCATCCATCACGTTCACGCGGCGGAACCAGACGACCACACCCCGCGATTACCTGATGCAAGCGGAACGTCGGAAGGTGCGGGAGGCTGCACTCGAATACGGCAGTATCCCGAGTTTCGATAGCGTCCACGGGGAGAAACGCGAGCGGTGGAAGCGGTACCTCGCACAGCGGTGGGAAAAGCCGAAATCAGAACTCTCGCGAGACGATTGGGAACGCGCGAACAATTGGAAGATCGCGTCACTTACGTGGGCGAGTCTCGACGCCGCTTTGCGTCCGATCGAAGTCGAGCGAGCGAAAACCTCGTGGGTGGATACGGAAAACGGCGTGCTTCGAATCCCGCGAGAAGACGCATCGAAGAATTCCGAACCCTGGGTCGTCGGCCTGAAGACCCAGACGAGCAAGATGCTCGATCGGTGGGAAACCCAACGCGACACTATCGCGCAGTACGACGACACGGATTCCCTGTGGTTGACTCGTGAGGGAAACCCGTACGGGTCGGCCGCGTTACGAACGGTGCTTCACCGGTTGTGCGACATCGCCGGGATCGATATCGAAAACCGGAAAATGAGTTGGTACTCGATACGTCACTCAACTGGGACGTACATGGCTCGAGAAGAAGATTTGGCAGCTGCGCAGTCTCAACTCAGGCATCTCGACCCGAAAAGCACCATGAAATATGACCAGGTACCTGTCGAAAATCGGAAAAATGCGTTAGATAGAATGGGATGA
- a CDS encoding tyrosine-type recombinase/integrase produces MTRTEHEVEITDKLAANVGTDAQTVQAAYDSFYRWLVTKGKNPNRHKPLQERTAKNYVKRVDRIHRRILETNDPDDPLPITGHQADEYIHALDRDEITKRNGDPYDESSKRKNSNSIRAYFNWRLDAGHREHEWDPPVKFKDNRPTKPYRLEYDELGRLFKAAETYTALPEYQETPPDRRDRLSARVAQQLGIPKAEIGPAEWRRADRSTHIYSLVTVGYDAGLTPVEIAQAQPDWYDPHKQTLTIPREIACKQREKETAVLADVSAGALETWLEKRKQLSKYDDTSNLWLNQRGNPYDSGNLCYLIRRLCEEADIPTDGREIKWYSIRYTMGTNVKEEGDLSEANDQLRHLLEKSTKGYDKTPVPKLVKRVNTTHEKANKSAADPEYDPYAEPGDRQSTETVTGDFTSIGSTDVVTPTSDSTAHVDAEIPDTTKGRVDITRKILEDIDE; encoded by the coding sequence ATGACACGAACCGAACACGAGGTCGAAATCACGGACAAACTCGCAGCCAACGTCGGAACTGACGCACAGACAGTGCAAGCCGCTTACGACAGTTTTTATCGATGGCTGGTGACAAAAGGGAAAAACCCGAATCGCCACAAACCCCTCCAGGAACGCACTGCCAAGAACTACGTGAAACGAGTCGATCGCATCCACCGACGCATCCTCGAAACGAACGACCCAGACGATCCATTGCCAATCACCGGCCACCAAGCAGACGAATACATCCACGCTCTCGACCGTGACGAAATCACCAAGCGGAACGGCGACCCATACGATGAGTCATCCAAGCGCAAGAATTCCAATTCGATACGAGCGTACTTCAACTGGCGACTCGATGCAGGCCACCGAGAACACGAATGGGACCCACCAGTAAAGTTCAAAGACAACAGACCGACGAAACCGTATAGGTTAGAATACGACGAACTAGGTCGGTTGTTCAAGGCAGCCGAGACGTACACGGCACTGCCGGAGTACCAGGAAACACCACCGGACAGGCGTGATCGACTCTCCGCACGCGTCGCCCAACAACTCGGCATCCCGAAAGCGGAGATCGGCCCGGCGGAGTGGCGTCGCGCCGACCGCAGCACACACATATACTCGCTAGTCACCGTCGGGTATGACGCCGGGTTAACGCCGGTCGAGATCGCGCAAGCACAACCGGACTGGTACGACCCGCACAAGCAAACGCTGACCATTCCACGTGAAATCGCCTGCAAGCAGCGGGAAAAAGAAACCGCGGTACTCGCCGACGTGAGCGCAGGCGCCTTGGAAACCTGGCTCGAAAAACGCAAGCAACTCAGCAAATACGACGACACGTCGAACCTGTGGCTCAATCAACGCGGCAACCCGTACGATTCCGGGAACCTGTGCTACCTGATTCGACGACTCTGTGAGGAAGCCGACATCCCGACCGACGGGAGGGAGATCAAGTGGTACAGTATCCGGTACACCATGGGCACTAACGTCAAAGAAGAAGGAGACCTCTCGGAAGCGAACGACCAACTCCGGCACTTACTCGAGAAATCGACGAAAGGCTACGACAAGACGCCAGTGCCGAAACTCGTCAAACGCGTCAATACAACCCACGAGAAAGCAAATAAATCCGCTGCAGACCCCGAATACGATCCGTATGCCGAACCGGGCGATCGCCAATCGACTGAGACAGTGACGGGCGACTTCACTAGTATCGGGTCGACAGACGTTGTGACGCCGACCAGTGACTCCACCGCGCACGTCGATGCGGAAATCCCGGATACCACAAAAGGCCGGGTCGACATCACCAGAAAAATCCTCGAGGACATCGACGAGTGA